The genomic window GCGTCGAAGTCGGCGGGGCCGTCCACCCGGTGAACGGGCAGGCCGCGCAGCGGCGCGGGGGCGCGCGCGGCGCCGAACAACAACACCGCCACGCTGGACGTGTCGGCGGCGATATTCATGAGCTCCTCGCGACCTGCTGGGATAGGGTTGGTCCCCGGCTGGACCACAATAAGCAGGCGAGACCAGGCAGGAGCATGCCATGCCGGCAATCGTCCTCATCGGCGCCCAATGGGGTGACGAGGGCAAAGGTAAGGCCACTGACCTGCTTGGTGGCCGCGTGCAGTGGGTGGTGCGGTATCAGGGCGGCAACAACGCCGGGCACACGGTCGTCTTGCCGACCGGCGAGAACTTCGCGCTGCACCTGATTCCGTCGGGGGTGCTGACGCCCGGGGTCACCAACGTCATCGGCAACGGCGTGGTGATTGATCCCGGTGTGCTGCTCGACGAGCTGAAGGGCCTCGAGGACCGCGGCGTGGACACCTCCAAGCTGCTGATCTCCGCCGACGCGCACCTGCTGCTGCCCTACCACGTCGCCATCGACAAGGTCACCGAGCGCTACATGGGCAACAAGAAGATCGGCACGACCGGCCGCGGCATCGGGCCGTGCTACCAGGACAAGATCGCCCGCCAGGGCATCCGGGTCGCCGACGTGCTCGACCCCGAGCTGCTCACCCACAAGGTCGAAGGCGCGCTGGAACTGAAAAACCAGATCCTGGTCAAGATCTACAACCGCAAGGCGCTGGATCCCCACCAGGTGGTCGACGCGCTGCTGCGCCAGGCCGAGGGCTTCAAGCACCGCATCGCCGACACCCGGCTGCTGCTCAACGAAGCGCTCGAGGCCGGCGAGATCGTGCTGCTGGAGGGGTCGCAGGGCACGCTGCTCGACGTCGATCACGGCACATATCCCTATGTGACGTCGTCGAATCCGACGGCGGGCGGCGCGGCCGTCGGGTCCGGGATCGGCCCGACCCGGATTACCACCGTGCTGGGAATCCTCAAGGCCTACACGACGCGGGTGGGCTCGGGCCCCTTCCCCACGGAGTTGTTCGACGAGAACGGCGAGTACCTGTCCAAGACCGGCGGTGAGTTCGGGGTCACCACCGGGCGCCGCCGGCGCACCGGCTGGTTCGACGCCGTCATCGCGCGCTATGCCACCCGGGTCAACGGCATCACCGACTACTTCCTGACCAAGCTCGACGTGCTGTCCAGCCTGGAGACCGTGCCGGTGTGCGTCGGTTATACGGTCGACGGTTCCCGCACCGACGAGATGCCGATGACCCAAAGCGAGCTGCACCGCGCCCAGCCGATCTATGAGGAGCTGCCGGGCTGGTGGGAGGACATCTCAGCGGCCCGGGAGTTCGACGACCTGCCCGCCAAGGCGCGCGACTATGTGTTGCGGTTGGAAGAGCTTGCGGGAGCCCATGTTTCGTGCATCGGTGTGGGCCCCGGCCGGGATCAGACCATCGTGCGCCGCGACATCCTGGCGGCGCGCCCGTGACGGATGCCGCCCGGGATCCCAAGGAGCTCGACCCGGAGTACGAACACCACGGCGGCTTTCCCGAATACGGGGTGGCCAACCCCGGACCCGGATTCGGGCGATTCGTCGCGGCCATGCGCCGGCTGCAGGACCTCGCGGTGTCGGCCGACCCCCCCGACGAGGTGTGGGACGACGCGGCCGATCGCGTCGTCGCGCTGACCGAGCTGCTGGGGCCCTTCCAGGCTCTGGAGGGCCAGGCGCCGTCCGGGCGCGCGCCCGGCCTGCCCGGCATGGGCAGCCTGCTGCTGCCGCCGTGGACGCTGACGCGCTACCAGCCCGACGGCTGCGAAATGCGGGGTCATTTCACGCGGTTTCACGTCGGCGGCAACATGGCGGTGCACGGCGGCGTGCTGCCGCTGCTGTTCGACCACATGTTCGGGATGGTCTCGCACGCGTCCAACCGGCCCATCAGCCGCACGGCGTTCCTGCACGTCGATTACCGCAAGATCACCCCGATCGACGCGCCGTTGGTGGTGCGCGGCCGGGTCGACCGCACCGAGGGCCGCAAGGCGTTCGTGTCCGCGGAGTTGGCCGACGCCTCGGAAAATCCAGGCGCGCTGCTGGCCGAAGCCAACGGCCTGATGGTGCAGTTGCTGCCGGGCCAGCCGTGATCGGCGCCCGCAGCCGTGCCCGGCGCACCTATCCTTAGCTGGTGACCGATGGCGTGACCGAAGGACAGCACGAGCCCCTACGACCCCGAATTGTGCTGCTCGGATCCGACGAACTCAGCCGGGAGCTGGCGATCGCCCTGCGCCATCTCGGCGCCGAGGTGATCGCCGTCGACGATCACCCGGATGCGCCCGCGCACGCGGCGGCCGACCAGTCGGTGGTGATCCCGATGACCGACGCCGGCGAGTTGTCGGCGTTGATCAAACGGCTGCAGCCCGACTTCGTGGTGACCGCCTCGGAAGCGGTCGCCCTCGACGCCCTGGATGCGTTGGTGGCCGGCTTCGACAACGACCTCACGGAGCTGGTACCCGGTGCCCGGTCCGTCCGGCTCACCGCGGACCGGGAAGGTCTGCGCCGGCTGGCCGCCGACGAGCTGGGCCTGCCCACCGCACCGTTCTGGTTCGCCGGATCGCTGGACGATCTCAAGGCGGTGGCCGCCCACGCCGGATCTCAGCTGTTGGTCGAGCCGGTCAGGGGCCCGGTCGGCCAGCGGCGTTCGGTGATCCGGGGGCCGGGCGATATCGAGGCTGCCTGGCAGCGGGCCGTGGGATCGGTGAGCGCGCCGGAGCAGCAGCGGGTGCTGGCCGAGACGGTGGTCGACGTCGAGTTTTACGTCACCCTGCTCGCAATACGCAGCGACGGCCCCAACGGTCCGGTGATCGAATTCTGCTCGCCCATCGGCCACGGCGGCGCCCAGGCCGACGCGGTTGAATCCTGGCAACCGCAGCAGCTGAGCCCGGCTGCGACCGACGCCGCCAAGTCGATCGCCGCGCGCATCGTCAAGGCGCTGGGCGGCCGCGGCGTGTTCAGCGTCGAACTGATGATCAACGGAGACGAGGTGTACTTCGCCAGCGTCAGCACCAGGCTGCCCCCGACCGCCTGGGTCACTCTGCGCAGCCAGCGGCTTTCGGTGTTCGAGCTGCAGGCGCGGGCGATTCTCGGCCTGCCGGTGGACACGCTGATGATCTCGCCGGCCGCCGCGCGGTCGATACGGCGCGCACCGGATGCGGGCCGCGCGCCGGCGGCCGCCGCGCTGAGCGCCGACGCGCTTGCCGCCGCGCTGGGTGTCCCGGAAACGGACCTTCGCGTGTTCGGGCGGGGCTCGGCGCGGCTGCTGGGTGTGGCGCTGGCGATGGGGCCGGACGTGGCTGGCGCCCGCGCCCGCGCCCGCGACGCGGCCGCCGTCCTGTCCGGCGTGTCGGCTACGGGTTCGCAGCGGCCCAGCTGAATATGCGAGACTCACGCGAATGAGCTACGCAGGAGACATCACGCCGCTGGAAGCCTGGAAGCTGCTGAGCGACAACCCTGACGCGGTACTGGTCGATGTGCGCACCGACGCGGAATGGCGGTTCGTCGGGGTGCCGGACTTGTCGAGCCTGGGCCGCGACGTGGTCTACATCGAGTGGAACACGTCCGACGGGCGCCGCAACGAGCACTTCCTCACCGAACTGCAGGAGCAGGTGCCGTCGGCCGAGGGCGAGCGCCCAGTGGTCTTCCTGTGTCGCTCGGGCAACCGCTCCATCGGCGCCGCCGAGGCCGCCACCGCGGCCGGTATCGTCCCGTCCTACAACGTGCTGGACGGCTTCGAGGGAAATCTCGACGCGCACGGTCACCGTGGCGAAACCGGTTGGCGAGCAGTCGGATTGCCCTGGAAACAGGGCTGAAGCGGCAATGACCGACAGCGATTCGGTCCGCACCCCCAAGGCGTTGCCCGACGGCGTGGACCAGGCCACCCTCGGAGTGCGCGGCGGACTGCTGCGGTCCGGATTCGACGAGACCGCCGAGGCGATGTATCTGACCTCCGGCTACGTCTATCCGTCGGCCGCCGTCGCGGAGCGGTCGTTCACCGGTGAGCTGGACCACTTCGTGTACTCGCGCTACGGCAACCCGACCGTCTCGATGTTCGAGGAGCGGCTGCGCCTGATCGAGGGGGCGCCGGCCGCGTTCGCCACGGCCAGCGGCATGGCCGCGGTGTTCACCTCCCTGGGCGCGCTGCTGGCCGCAGGGGATCGATTGGTGGCCGCGCGCAGCCTGTTCGGCTCGTGCTTCGTGGTCTGCAACGAGATCCTGCCGCGCTGGGGCGTCGAGACCGTCTTCGTCGACGGCGACGACCTCTCGCAGTGGGAGCAGGCGTTGTCCAAGCCGACCCAGGCGGTGTTCTTCGAGACGCCGTCGAATCCGATGCAGTCGCTGGTGGATATCTCGGCGGTGGTCGAGCTGGCTCACGCCGCGGGGGCAAAGGTGGTGCTGGACAACGTCTTTGCCACACCGTTGCTGCAGCAGGGGTTTCCGCTCGGGGTCGAC from Mycobacterium shigaense includes these protein-coding regions:
- a CDS encoding adenylosuccinate synthase, coding for MPAIVLIGAQWGDEGKGKATDLLGGRVQWVVRYQGGNNAGHTVVLPTGENFALHLIPSGVLTPGVTNVIGNGVVIDPGVLLDELKGLEDRGVDTSKLLISADAHLLLPYHVAIDKVTERYMGNKKIGTTGRGIGPCYQDKIARQGIRVADVLDPELLTHKVEGALELKNQILVKIYNRKALDPHQVVDALLRQAEGFKHRIADTRLLLNEALEAGEIVLLEGSQGTLLDVDHGTYPYVTSSNPTAGGAAVGSGIGPTRITTVLGILKAYTTRVGSGPFPTELFDENGEYLSKTGGEFGVTTGRRRRTGWFDAVIARYATRVNGITDYFLTKLDVLSSLETVPVCVGYTVDGSRTDEMPMTQSELHRAQPIYEELPGWWEDISAAREFDDLPAKARDYVLRLEELAGAHVSCIGVGPGRDQTIVRRDILAARP
- a CDS encoding PaaI family thioesterase encodes the protein MTDAARDPKELDPEYEHHGGFPEYGVANPGPGFGRFVAAMRRLQDLAVSADPPDEVWDDAADRVVALTELLGPFQALEGQAPSGRAPGLPGMGSLLLPPWTLTRYQPDGCEMRGHFTRFHVGGNMAVHGGVLPLLFDHMFGMVSHASNRPISRTAFLHVDYRKITPIDAPLVVRGRVDRTEGRKAFVSAELADASENPGALLAEANGLMVQLLPGQP
- the purT gene encoding formate-dependent phosphoribosylglycinamide formyltransferase; the encoded protein is MTDGVTEGQHEPLRPRIVLLGSDELSRELAIALRHLGAEVIAVDDHPDAPAHAAADQSVVIPMTDAGELSALIKRLQPDFVVTASEAVALDALDALVAGFDNDLTELVPGARSVRLTADREGLRRLAADELGLPTAPFWFAGSLDDLKAVAAHAGSQLLVEPVRGPVGQRRSVIRGPGDIEAAWQRAVGSVSAPEQQRVLAETVVDVEFYVTLLAIRSDGPNGPVIEFCSPIGHGGAQADAVESWQPQQLSPAATDAAKSIAARIVKALGGRGVFSVELMINGDEVYFASVSTRLPPTAWVTLRSQRLSVFELQARAILGLPVDTLMISPAAARSIRRAPDAGRAPAAAALSADALAAALGVPETDLRVFGRGSARLLGVALAMGPDVAGARARARDAAAVLSGVSATGSQRPS
- a CDS encoding rhodanese-like domain-containing protein, producing the protein MSYAGDITPLEAWKLLSDNPDAVLVDVRTDAEWRFVGVPDLSSLGRDVVYIEWNTSDGRRNEHFLTELQEQVPSAEGERPVVFLCRSGNRSIGAAEAATAAGIVPSYNVLDGFEGNLDAHGHRGETGWRAVGLPWKQG
- a CDS encoding O-succinylhomoserine sulfhydrylase; translation: MTDSDSVRTPKALPDGVDQATLGVRGGLLRSGFDETAEAMYLTSGYVYPSAAVAERSFTGELDHFVYSRYGNPTVSMFEERLRLIEGAPAAFATASGMAAVFTSLGALLAAGDRLVAARSLFGSCFVVCNEILPRWGVETVFVDGDDLSQWEQALSKPTQAVFFETPSNPMQSLVDISAVVELAHAAGAKVVLDNVFATPLLQQGFPLGVDVVVYSGTKHIDGQGRVLGGAILGDKEYIDGPVQKLMRHTGPAMSAFNAWVLLKGLETLAIRVQYSNSSAYRIAEFLEAHPAVSWVRYPYLASHPQHDLAKRQMSGGGTVLTFELKTPAGRESTAKDRAFEVLDKLRLIDISNNLGDAKSLVTHPATTTHRAMGPEGRAAIGLGDGVVRISVGLEGTDDLIADIDQALS